One Prosthecobacter sp. DNA window includes the following coding sequences:
- a CDS encoding Ig-like domain-containing protein, translated as MKRLLLATLLMGTTARADVLSHEESDVLAAEAARLAPAAGPTATQMLPPVPAQYSTLGLWSSVIAWTPHIPVTCAQLPDGRLLTFASSQRTTFPVGNATYAATWDYRTGAFVEINNTRHDMFCGGVSLLKDGRLLVNGGNNTIRKCSLFDWRTNAWSAAPDMQDPRWYNTSVALPNGTIFTASGSGGSDTAERWQESSGWTRLTGINWALAHSEGGFESIWHPFLHVAPDGRIAHTGPTHTMHWVDPTGGGQFISTSATVPGAYYPKDGAVVMFDTGKILHSAGRTNGGGASNLAYVIDINGSTPAITQTGSLTHARTFANGVVLPNGEVMAIGGNSSQEKFSDNDSVMTPEIWNPVTGQWRTAANMQVPRNYHSLAVLLPDGRVWSGGGGLSGNSADHRDAQVYTPAALYHADGTLAARPAITEAPAAIGPGLTFNVRATAGLSRFTFIKLTSLTHSVTSDLRFLNLPFTQTSPGVYAVNAHANINVMTPGHWMLFAIAPNGVYSVSRIIQVDPAITYALSSPGDQTGTAGTAITPVTMNATGYQPATTSFSASGLPAGLAIHAGSGVISGTPAATGVFNVTITVNDGIKPASSTTFAWTIYSALTLSPLSHAPVPVGTAITFTASSTGGLNPQYKWNFGDGSAETAFSSSNTITQTFSPPGRYLVTLTARDDTGREVTTSFRQAVHAALTAAPPAVSSSIAYQVRSGANARLWVVNPDQDKVTVFDAVTRARSGIITTGKGPRSIAIAPDGRAWVVNSESGSITIIGTNLAVAQTVPLARGSRPYAIVFDPAGTNAYVSLQDTGRVVKINPATPTQIAATATVGSDVRHLSISADGTKVFATRFITPRLPGEETAHVITQQGSMKFGGQVVVITAASMSVAKTIILEHSNDEDSSITGRGIPNYLGPAVLSPDGISAWVPSKKDNIKRGMLRDGRPLTHDSTVRSITSRIDLTTEAEDFAARIDFNDAGIASTAAYERTGMYLFTALEGSREVAVVDAWGKRELLRFTAGRAPQGVITSPDGRTLYVHNFMDRTVTVHDVSAVLNGAETAPTLTATLNCITTEKLTAAVLKGKQFFYDSRDPRIALQQYVSCATCHNDGGQDGRVWDFTGFGEGLRNNISLKGHGTHGPVHWTGNFDEIQDFEGQMRGFAGGLGLMSDANFHAGTRSQPLGDPKAGLSADLDALAAYVTSLTTNGSSPSRNSNGTLTADAVAGQQIFRAQNCAACHSGTRFTNSALHVLRDVGTIKPSSGRRLNTTLPGFDVPTLRGLWNTAPYLHDGSAATLADAVRAHQGVLLTDAQLSQVVSFLSQIDDAVVSAPSPLNIVLATASSTVNTTFPVTGVLSEAATGFTAADISITGGTISGFAITGMSFSFNVGPLAANVRIEIAANVMTDATGLGNLASNVLNLTNTSDVTRPVITLATTESNVSAAFDVSLTSSENILGLTAGDFTVTNGTASNVTGSGSNFSATITPNAAGSVTVLLPAEAVADAAGNGCVVSNTLSVTFTPADTLQPTVTLATASTNVSAAFQVTATFSENVSSVALSDFIVTNGSVSSLNGSGSAYSVTVTPMTNGNVTIQLPANAASDAAGNTSSTSNTLDVIYTTTADPVPSVLLSTASSNIAGSFTVNAQFSENVTDVSEADFIVTNGHVTGLSGSGSLWIATIQPATTGDVTVRMPANAAQDSSAQGNSASNTLTVSFAPSAAFAAKINFQNAGAPKPNGYVADNGAVFAVRNGLEHGWNMDHSKQGRDRNAVSDQRQDTFIRMRTGARWEIAVPNGEYDLVISVGDATATSTNTLRVEGTVVWSALACAAGKFQVKSLRVSVADGRLTLDNGSAADRVTALNYIDIANIHGTPPTRQNGLTADYFAGINFDQLRFSRIDSTVDFRWDAAAPDTRLAADNFSVRWHGCIVPRHSERHTFTTMSDDGVRLWVNGQLLINNWTHHGEEWNTAEIDLQAGVPVTIQMEFYENGGDAVARLLWESTSQPLEVVPADRLLINETGMTGTTYPATFAAWTDSGRSNGSGSMTTAATNADGDDLPDLLEYALGGSAGSGINAGEVLRLDTQNGHVSASIVRPQGISDLHWFLESSTDLKTWSFLATTPAVIDDDNGTETLRWENLDTVADQSLVRGMVRLRVQRTSTGDTATTPAVTWQQITTQRGTQTIGVNGVNAPVFAGYAHSSAGNAVYITDASYLPGVVDPDARYYLEIRSGPHAGHRFDLAHIGDRAIVIDTESANNTLLDVPTDISGARIAIHKHVTLGQVFDKTVLNGTNTPSTADQILFLTSSGFRSFWLLKAGSYHQWNAAGDATLTSADATIIPPGTGVLLKTGSTVARSIVVTGQVRTTPFAQLVTQGYSLLTSPWPLDASPFSLRMTDTTVFTATTNPTTADTFQLWKGDNQPGASGYNGYWFFQPPNTPAIWTSSGDASLRSQNDLLLLKTARAAFLNRRSATTGVWVIPAP; from the coding sequence ATGAAACGCCTGCTCCTCGCCACGCTGCTCATGGGAACCACCGCGCGCGCGGACGTCCTGAGCCACGAAGAAAGCGATGTCCTCGCCGCCGAAGCCGCACGCCTCGCGCCTGCCGCCGGCCCGACCGCCACGCAGATGCTGCCGCCGGTGCCCGCGCAGTATTCGACGCTGGGATTGTGGAGTTCCGTCATCGCCTGGACACCACACATCCCGGTGACCTGCGCGCAGCTTCCTGACGGCCGCCTGCTGACCTTTGCCTCCAGCCAGCGCACCACGTTCCCGGTCGGCAATGCCACTTACGCAGCCACCTGGGACTACCGCACAGGCGCCTTCGTAGAAATCAACAACACGCGGCACGACATGTTCTGCGGCGGCGTTTCCCTGCTCAAGGACGGCCGCCTGCTGGTGAACGGCGGCAACAACACCATCCGCAAATGCAGCCTCTTCGACTGGCGCACGAATGCCTGGAGCGCGGCGCCGGACATGCAGGACCCACGCTGGTACAACACCAGTGTGGCCCTGCCGAACGGCACCATCTTCACCGCCTCCGGCTCCGGCGGCAGCGACACGGCGGAGCGCTGGCAGGAAAGCAGCGGCTGGACGCGCCTGACCGGCATCAACTGGGCGCTCGCGCACAGTGAGGGCGGCTTTGAATCCATCTGGCATCCGTTTCTTCACGTCGCACCGGACGGCCGCATCGCGCATACCGGACCCACGCACACGATGCACTGGGTCGATCCGACGGGCGGCGGCCAGTTCATCAGCACCAGCGCCACCGTTCCCGGCGCCTACTATCCCAAAGACGGCGCGGTGGTGATGTTTGACACCGGCAAAATCCTCCACTCCGCCGGCCGCACCAACGGCGGCGGCGCCTCCAATCTCGCCTACGTCATCGACATCAACGGCAGCACGCCAGCGATCACGCAGACCGGCAGCCTCACCCATGCGCGCACCTTCGCCAACGGCGTGGTGCTGCCCAACGGCGAGGTCATGGCCATCGGCGGCAACAGCTCGCAGGAAAAATTCAGCGACAACGACAGCGTGATGACGCCGGAAATCTGGAACCCCGTCACCGGCCAGTGGCGCACTGCCGCGAACATGCAGGTGCCGCGGAATTATCACTCGCTGGCCGTGCTGCTCCCCGATGGCCGCGTGTGGTCCGGCGGCGGCGGCCTGAGCGGCAACTCCGCCGACCATCGGGACGCGCAGGTTTACACGCCTGCGGCGCTGTACCATGCCGATGGCACCCTGGCCGCACGCCCCGCCATCACCGAAGCGCCCGCCGCCATCGGTCCCGGCCTCACGTTCAACGTGCGTGCCACCGCCGGCCTGAGCCGCTTCACTTTCATCAAGCTCACCTCGCTGACCCACAGCGTCACCAGCGACCTGCGCTTCCTCAATCTGCCGTTCACACAGACCAGCCCCGGTGTTTATGCCGTCAACGCGCATGCCAACATCAACGTGATGACGCCGGGGCACTGGATGCTCTTCGCCATCGCACCGAACGGCGTTTACTCCGTCTCGCGCATCATCCAGGTCGATCCGGCCATCACTTACGCACTGAGCAGTCCAGGAGATCAAACCGGCACGGCGGGCACGGCCATCACCCCCGTCACGATGAACGCCACAGGCTATCAGCCTGCCACCACCAGCTTCAGCGCCAGCGGTCTTCCAGCAGGACTCGCCATCCATGCCGGCAGCGGCGTCATTTCCGGCACTCCTGCCGCCACAGGCGTCTTCAATGTCACCATCACCGTCAATGACGGCATCAAACCGGCGTCATCCACCACGTTTGCATGGACCATCTACTCCGCGCTCACGCTTTCGCCCTTGAGCCATGCTCCGGTGCCGGTGGGCACCGCCATCACCTTCACCGCCAGCTCGACCGGCGGTCTCAATCCGCAGTACAAGTGGAACTTCGGCGATGGCTCGGCCGAAACGGCCTTCAGCAGCAGCAACACGATCACACAGACCTTCAGCCCGCCAGGACGTTATCTCGTCACGCTCACCGCACGCGACGACACGGGCCGCGAAGTCACCACCAGCTTCCGCCAGGCCGTTCATGCGGCGCTCACCGCAGCACCACCCGCCGTTTCCAGCAGCATCGCCTATCAGGTCCGCAGCGGTGCGAATGCACGGCTCTGGGTGGTGAATCCCGACCAGGACAAGGTGACCGTGTTTGACGCCGTGACACGCGCACGCAGCGGCATCATCACCACCGGCAAGGGCCCGCGCAGCATCGCCATCGCGCCCGACGGCCGTGCCTGGGTGGTGAACAGCGAGAGCGGCAGCATCACCATCATCGGCACGAATCTCGCCGTCGCCCAGACGGTTCCGCTGGCGCGCGGATCACGTCCGTATGCCATCGTGTTTGATCCGGCCGGAACGAACGCCTACGTCTCCTTGCAGGACACCGGCCGCGTCGTGAAGATCAATCCGGCCACGCCCACGCAGATCGCCGCCACCGCGACTGTCGGCAGCGACGTGCGGCATCTTTCCATCAGCGCCGATGGCACGAAGGTTTTTGCCACGCGTTTCATCACACCGCGGCTGCCCGGCGAGGAAACGGCCCATGTCATCACACAGCAGGGCTCGATGAAGTTCGGCGGCCAGGTCGTGGTGATCACTGCGGCAAGCATGAGCGTCGCCAAGACGATCATTCTCGAACACAGCAACGATGAGGACAGCTCCATCACCGGACGTGGCATTCCAAACTATCTCGGTCCTGCCGTGCTCAGCCCCGATGGCATCAGCGCATGGGTGCCGTCGAAGAAGGACAACATCAAACGCGGCATGCTGCGCGATGGCAGGCCGCTCACCCACGACAGCACCGTGCGCAGCATCACCTCACGCATTGATCTGACCACGGAGGCCGAAGATTTCGCCGCGCGCATTGATTTCAACGACGCCGGCATCGCCAGCACCGCCGCCTACGAGCGCACCGGCATGTATCTCTTCACCGCGCTCGAAGGCAGCCGCGAGGTCGCGGTGGTGGATGCGTGGGGAAAGCGCGAACTGCTGCGTTTCACCGCCGGGCGTGCACCGCAGGGCGTCATCACCTCGCCCGATGGCCGCACGCTTTACGTGCACAACTTCATGGACCGCACGGTGACCGTTCACGATGTCAGCGCGGTTCTCAACGGAGCCGAAACCGCGCCCACACTCACGGCCACGCTGAACTGCATCACCACCGAGAAGCTCACCGCCGCAGTTTTGAAAGGGAAACAGTTCTTCTACGATTCACGCGACCCGCGCATCGCCCTCCAGCAGTATGTCAGTTGCGCCACCTGCCACAACGACGGCGGACAGGACGGCCGCGTGTGGGATTTCACCGGCTTTGGTGAAGGATTGCGCAACAACATCTCCCTCAAAGGCCATGGCACGCACGGCCCCGTTCACTGGACCGGCAACTTCGACGAGATTCAAGATTTTGAAGGTCAGATGCGTGGTTTCGCCGGCGGCCTCGGTCTCATGAGCGATGCGAATTTCCACGCCGGCACACGCAGCCAGCCGCTGGGCGATCCCAAGGCCGGACTCAGCGCTGATCTCGATGCCCTCGCCGCCTATGTGACCTCCCTCACCACAAACGGCAGCAGCCCGAGCCGCAACAGCAACGGCACGCTCACCGCCGACGCGGTCGCAGGCCAGCAGATCTTCCGTGCGCAAAACTGCGCCGCCTGCCACAGCGGCACGCGCTTCACCAACAGTGCGCTCCATGTCTTGCGCGATGTCGGCACGATCAAACCGAGCAGCGGCAGGCGCCTGAACACCACGCTCCCCGGCTTCGATGTTCCAACGCTGCGCGGACTCTGGAACACCGCACCGTATTTGCACGACGGTTCCGCCGCGACTCTTGCCGATGCGGTGCGCGCTCACCAGGGGGTGCTTCTTACAGACGCCCAGCTCTCTCAAGTCGTGTCCTTTCTCTCTCAAATTGACGACGCAGTCGTGAGTGCGCCCTCACCGTTGAACATTGTGCTCGCCACGGCCAGCAGCACCGTGAACACCACCTTCCCTGTCACCGGGGTCTTGAGCGAAGCGGCCACGGGTTTCACCGCCGCCGACATCAGCATCACCGGTGGCACGATCAGTGGTTTCGCGATCACCGGAATGAGTTTCAGCTTCAATGTGGGTCCGCTGGCCGCGAATGTGCGCATCGAGATCGCCGCGAATGTGATGACCGATGCCACCGGACTCGGCAACCTCGCCTCCAACGTGTTGAACCTCACCAACACCAGCGATGTGACCCGACCCGTGATCACGCTGGCCACCACAGAAAGCAACGTGAGCGCCGCCTTCGACGTGAGCCTCACCTCCAGCGAAAACATCCTTGGTCTGACCGCCGGTGATTTCACGGTGACCAATGGCACCGCCTCCAACGTCACCGGCAGCGGATCGAACTTCAGCGCCACCATCACACCGAACGCCGCAGGCAGCGTGACGGTGTTGCTTCCCGCCGAAGCTGTCGCAGATGCCGCCGGCAATGGCTGTGTGGTTTCCAACACCTTGAGCGTCACATTCACACCTGCGGACACCCTCCAACCCACCGTCACGCTCGCCACCGCATCAACGAACGTCAGCGCCGCTTTCCAAGTGACCGCCACGTTCAGTGAAAATGTTTCCAGCGTCGCCTTGAGCGACTTCATCGTCACGAATGGCAGTGTTTCCTCCCTCAACGGCAGCGGAAGCGCTTACAGCGTGACCGTGACGCCGATGACCAACGGCAACGTCACGATCCAACTGCCCGCGAATGCCGCGAGCGACGCCGCAGGCAACACCAGCAGCACCTCCAACACCTTGGATGTGATTTACACCACCACCGCCGATCCTGTGCCAAGCGTTCTGCTTTCAACAGCATCCAGCAACATCGCCGGCAGCTTCACCGTGAACGCCCAGTTCAGTGAAAACGTCACCGATGTCAGCGAAGCCGATTTCATCGTCACCAACGGCCACGTCACCGGCCTCAGCGGCAGCGGCTCGCTCTGGATCGCGACCATTCAACCTGCCACCACCGGCGATGTGACGGTGCGCATGCCTGCCAACGCCGCCCAGGACAGCTCGGCGCAGGGCAACAGCGCCTCCAACACACTCACCGTGTCCTTTGCTCCCTCCGCAGCCTTTGCCGCGAAGATCAATTTCCAAAATGCCGGTGCACCGAAACCCAATGGATACGTGGCGGACAACGGCGCTGTCTTTGCCGTGCGCAACGGTCTTGAGCACGGCTGGAACATGGATCACAGCAAGCAGGGCCGCGATCGCAACGCCGTCAGCGACCAGCGCCAGGACACGTTCATCCGCATGAGAACCGGCGCCAGGTGGGAGATCGCCGTGCCGAATGGCGAATACGATCTCGTCATCAGCGTGGGTGACGCCACCGCCACAAGCACCAACACGCTGCGCGTGGAAGGCACTGTGGTCTGGAGCGCGCTTGCCTGCGCCGCCGGGAAGTTTCAGGTCAAATCACTCCGGGTGTCTGTCGCGGACGGCCGCCTCACGCTCGACAACGGCAGCGCCGCCGACCGCGTCACCGCCTTGAACTACATCGACATCGCGAACATCCATGGAACGCCGCCGACACGTCAAAACGGCCTCACCGCCGATTACTTTGCCGGGATCAACTTCGACCAGCTTCGCTTCAGCCGCATCGACAGCACGGTCGATTTCCGCTGGGACGCCGCCGCGCCCGACACACGCCTCGCAGCGGACAACTTCAGCGTGCGCTGGCACGGCTGCATCGTCCCGCGCCACAGCGAACGCCACACATTCACCACGATGAGTGATGACGGCGTGCGCCTTTGGGTGAACGGCCAGTTGCTCATCAACAACTGGACCCATCATGGCGAAGAATGGAACACCGCCGAGATCGATCTCCAAGCCGGCGTGCCCGTGACGATTCAGATGGAGTTCTATGAAAACGGTGGCGATGCCGTGGCACGCCTGCTGTGGGAAAGCACCAGCCAGCCGCTCGAAGTGGTGCCTGCTGATCGTCTGCTGATCAATGAAACCGGCATGACCGGCACCACCTACCCCGCCACATTCGCCGCATGGACCGACAGCGGACGCAGCAACGGCTCGGGCAGCATGACCACCGCCGCCACCAACGCCGATGGTGATGATCTGCCCGATCTTCTGGAGTATGCGCTCGGCGGCAGCGCAGGCAGTGGCATCAACGCCGGTGAAGTGCTGCGCCTCGACACTCAAAACGGCCACGTCAGCGCCAGCATCGTGCGCCCTCAGGGCATCAGCGATCTGCATTGGTTCCTGGAAAGCAGCACGGATTTGAAAACGTGGAGCTTCCTCGCCACCACACCCGCCGTCATCGATGACGACAACGGCACCGAGACCCTGCGCTGGGAAAATCTCGACACCGTCGCAGATCAGAGCCTTGTCCGCGGCATGGTGCGTTTGAGGGTACAGCGCACGTCCACAGGCGACACCGCGACCACCCCCGCCGTCACCTGGCAGCAGATCACGACGCAACGCGGCACGCAAACGATCGGCGTGAATGGGGTGAACGCGCCCGTTTTTGCCGGTTACGCGCACTCGTCCGCCGGCAATGCCGTGTACATCACGGATGCCTCGTATCTGCCGGGTGTCGTCGATCCTGATGCCCGCTACTACCTGGAAATCCGCAGCGGTCCACATGCCGGTCATCGTTTCGATCTCGCGCACATCGGCGACAGAGCAATCGTCATCGACACTGAATCCGCCAACAACACGCTCCTGGATGTCCCCACCGACATCTCAGGCGCGCGCATCGCCATCCACAAGCACGTCACGCTCGGCCAAGTGTTCGACAAAACCGTCCTGAATGGCACCAACACCCCTTCCACCGCCGATCAGATCCTGTTTCTCACGTCTTCCGGCTTCCGTTCGTTTTGGCTGCTGAAGGCCGGATCATATCATCAATGGAACGCCGCAGGCGACGCCACGCTGACCAGCGCTGATGCCACGATCATCCCGCCCGGCACTGGCGTGCTGCTGAAGACCGGCAGCACCGTGGCACGCTCGATCGTCGTCACCGGCCAGGTCCGTACCACGCCGTTTGCGCAGTTGGTGACGCAAGGCTACAGCCTGCTCACCAGTCCTTGGCCGCTGGATGCCTCGCCATTCAGTCTGAGAATGACTGACACCACGGTTTTTACCGCCACCACGAATCCCACCACCGCCGACACCTTCCAGCTTTGGAAAGGCGACAACCAACCGGGAGCGAGCGGCTACAACGGTTACTGGTTCTTCCAGCCCCCGAACACCCCGGCCATCTGGACCTCTTCCGGGGACGCAAGCCTGCGTTCGCAAAATGATCTTCTGCTGCTCAAGACCGCTCGTGCCGCTTTCCTCAACCGTCGCAGCGCGACAACAGGTGTGTGGGTGATCCCTGCACCCTAA
- a CDS encoding MbnP family protein gives MRFNLANLSLPRRFFPALGGGLMVLVLMLPAVAQELRLDVRPVTQGAEMRLNEALAGRPAARVTRLDFLLSGLALKKKDGPWLESLDWFAYVSAASGRMTAKGSGIPEGEYTGIRFRIGVDETVNKADPNRHAPDHALNPQVNGLHWGWMGGYIFLALEGRFQNGGKEDGFSYHVANAPQLMTVELPVAFRGGRPLTLALDLDVTRVLKGIDFAKDGTSTHSRAGDPLAATLKTNLEQAFRVRGVNYDVYQTPAFTETPAPFPAGTHPLTPAITQRFPQVKLPADNPLTEEGVALGRQLFHDKRLSINGTQSCASCHDPKNAFADPRRFSLGAQQQPGKRNAMPLFNLAWHPGFFWDGRAATLREQVLMPIQDKNEMNETLPNVIAKLDADPECKTGFAKAFGSAGITAERLAKALEQFLLTFISQESRFDRAARKVAELAENEKRGLQLFVTEFDPKRGLRGADCFHCHGGTLFTSQAFANNGLELAADDIGRMAVTKNAADHGKFKTPSLRNVALTAPYMHDGRFATLEAVVEHYSGEVRRSSTLDPNLAKHPEAGIQLNAQEKADLTAFLKTLTDETFVSPESAPATQ, from the coding sequence TTGCGCTTCAATCTTGCGAATCTCAGCCTCCCCAGACGGTTTTTTCCGGCTTTGGGCGGGGGTTTGATGGTGCTGGTGCTCATGCTGCCTGCGGTCGCTCAAGAACTGCGGTTGGACGTTCGGCCTGTGACCCAGGGTGCGGAGATGCGGCTGAACGAAGCGCTGGCGGGGCGGCCCGCCGCACGGGTGACGCGGCTGGACTTTCTGCTCTCCGGGCTGGCGTTGAAGAAGAAAGACGGCCCCTGGCTGGAGTCCCTGGACTGGTTTGCCTATGTGAGCGCCGCCTCAGGCCGCATGACCGCCAAGGGCAGCGGCATACCGGAAGGCGAGTACACGGGCATCCGCTTCCGCATCGGCGTGGATGAGACGGTGAACAAGGCGGACCCGAACCGCCATGCGCCGGATCACGCGCTGAATCCGCAGGTCAACGGCCTGCACTGGGGCTGGATGGGCGGCTACATTTTTCTGGCGCTCGAAGGCCGTTTCCAGAATGGCGGCAAGGAGGACGGCTTCTCCTATCACGTGGCCAATGCGCCGCAGTTGATGACGGTGGAACTGCCGGTGGCATTTCGTGGCGGGCGTCCGCTGACGCTGGCGCTGGATCTGGATGTCACGCGCGTGCTCAAGGGAATCGACTTTGCCAAGGACGGCACCTCGACGCACTCGCGTGCAGGCGATCCGCTGGCGGCAACCTTGAAGACCAACCTCGAGCAGGCCTTCCGCGTGCGTGGCGTGAACTACGATGTGTATCAAACCCCGGCGTTTACCGAGACACCCGCCCCCTTCCCCGCTGGCACGCATCCGCTGACGCCCGCGATCACCCAGCGCTTCCCGCAGGTGAAACTGCCTGCTGACAATCCGCTGACCGAGGAAGGCGTGGCGCTGGGCCGCCAGCTTTTCCACGACAAGCGGCTTTCGATCAACGGCACGCAGTCCTGCGCGTCGTGCCACGATCCAAAAAATGCCTTCGCTGATCCGCGTCGCTTCAGCCTCGGCGCACAGCAGCAGCCGGGCAAACGCAACGCCATGCCGTTGTTCAACCTGGCCTGGCATCCAGGCTTCTTCTGGGACGGCCGCGCTGCCACGCTGCGCGAGCAGGTGCTCATGCCGATCCAGGACAAGAACGAGATGAACGAGACGCTGCCGAATGTCATCGCGAAACTCGATGCGGACCCGGAATGCAAGACTGGCTTTGCCAAGGCCTTTGGCTCCGCCGGGATCACTGCGGAGCGCCTGGCGAAGGCGCTGGAACAATTTCTGCTGACCTTCATCTCGCAGGAATCACGCTTTGACCGGGCCGCGCGCAAGGTGGCGGAACTCGCCGAGAATGAGAAGCGCGGTCTGCAGCTCTTTGTGACCGAGTTTGACCCCAAACGCGGCCTGCGTGGCGCGGACTGCTTTCACTGCCACGGCGGCACGTTGTTCACGAGCCAGGCTTTTGCCAACAACGGCCTCGAACTCGCCGCTGATGACATTGGCCGCATGGCGGTGACGAAGAACGCGGCGGACCACGGCAAGTTCAAGACGCCGAGCCTGCGCAACGTCGCGCTCACCGCGCCCTACATGCACGACGGGCGCTTCGCCACGCTGGAGGCAGTGGTGGAGCACTACAGCGGCGAGGTGCGCCGCTCGTCCACGCTCGACCCCAATCTCGCCAAGCATCCCGAGGCTGGCATCCAACTCAACGCGCAGGAAAAGGCCGACCTCACGGCCTTTCTCAAAACACTGACTGACGAAACCTTCGTCAGTCCCGAATCCGCCCCTGCCACACAATGA
- a CDS encoding collagen-like protein, whose product MFDPTLPQAGTEIDAVQMRGQLNGLKDLIDAIQTISAAIVDGTNTLPTGTPAQVTLDVTDGTLHFIFGIPTGPQGETGSNGSDGSQGPPGIQGEQGPPGAPGEVSLQQLTDAIATSSSNSNAVATLGMTVSDPPTQAEVQQIANKVDELIGVLRR is encoded by the coding sequence ATGTTCGACCCCACTCTCCCTCAAGCCGGCACCGAGATCGATGCGGTGCAGATGCGCGGGCAGTTGAATGGCCTCAAGGATCTCATTGATGCCATTCAAACCATCAGTGCCGCCATCGTCGATGGCACGAACACGCTGCCGACGGGCACTCCGGCCCAGGTGACCCTCGATGTGACCGACGGCACGCTGCACTTCATTTTTGGCATCCCCACCGGCCCGCAGGGTGAGACGGGCAGCAACGGCAGCGATGGCAGCCAGGGCCCGCCGGGCATCCAGGGCGAGCAGGGGCCGCCGGGCGCTCCCGGCGAGGTCTCGCTCCAGCAGCTCACGGACGCCATCGCCACCAGCAGCAGCAACAGCAACGCCGTGGCCACGCTGGGGATGACGGTGAGCGACCCGCCGACGCAGGCGGAGGTGCAGCAGATCGCGAACAAGGTGGATGAGTTGATTGGGGTGTTGAGGAGGTGA